The Candidatus Methylomirabilota bacterium genome has a window encoding:
- a CDS encoding HAD-IIIA family hydrolase: MKTKTPSRAARIRLLVLDVDGVLTDGVLVYGASGEETKRFHVRDGLAIQVARRAGVEIAVVSGRASAAVTRRMSELGVVEVHQGVADKESLLRGLLARLGVKAAETAVMGDDLVDLPVMRIAGLAMAPADAVPEVRRASGWVSRSAAGHGAVREAVEFLLRSRKAWPPRT, from the coding sequence GTGAAGACGAAGACTCCGTCCAGAGCCGCGAGGATCCGCCTGCTGGTCCTCGACGTGGACGGCGTCCTCACCGACGGCGTGCTGGTCTACGGCGCCTCGGGCGAAGAGACCAAGCGCTTCCATGTCAGGGACGGGCTTGCCATACAGGTCGCGCGGCGCGCGGGTGTCGAGATCGCGGTCGTCTCGGGGCGGGCCTCGGCGGCGGTGACCCGCCGGATGAGCGAGCTTGGAGTCGTCGAGGTGCACCAAGGAGTCGCAGACAAGGAATCCTTGCTGCGCGGTCTCCTGGCGCGGCTCGGCGTGAAGGCGGCTGAGACCGCCGTTATGGGCGACGACCTGGTCGACTTACCCGTCATGCGCATCGCCGGACTTGCCATGGCTCCGGCGGACGCGGTACCAGAGGTGCGGCGAGCTTCGGGCTGGGTCTCCCGGTCGGCCGCTGGGCATGGCGCCGTGAGAGAAGCCGTCGAGTTCCTGCTCCGATCCCGCAAGGCCTGGCCGCCCCGCACGTAG
- the rpoN gene encoding RNA polymerase factor sigma-54, translating to MRLSLRQTQRVVMTPLLQQAIQLLQLSTLELEQVVRKELEENPLLEELPEETQDVDADAQAPSEPGAPEMEAAPAPVEPVSKETSSVDGERADELPFDLTQAVFDEPEERTPVSTEEREDLPFENLGRTGTSLDEHLNEQLRWASDDQRTVAIGEAIIGNIDDDGYLRAGVDEIALGMGASIEEVEQALRLVQGFDPTGVGARSVHECLLLQLTADSEPDPVSVEIVEKHFEDLERRRYTEIARALKLPLDRVMESVEEIRALEPKPGRRFAVSDQRYIAPDVSIHKVGEDYVVVLNEEGIPRLRVNALYRSLLRRSDGDAKQYVEQKIRSAVWLIKSVEQRQRTLRKVTQSLVKFQRGFLDRGVAHLRPLALRDVGEDIGMHESTISRVTTNKYVETPQGLFELKYFFHSGIASDSGEMVSSVSIKKKIRDMVAAEDSGKPLSDQEVAQVLRGQGLNIARRTVAKYREELGIMPSHQRRLAPKKR from the coding sequence ATGCGCCTGTCCCTTCGCCAGACCCAGCGGGTCGTCATGACCCCGCTCCTCCAGCAGGCGATCCAGCTGCTGCAGCTCTCCACGCTCGAGCTCGAGCAGGTCGTGCGCAAAGAGCTCGAGGAGAACCCGCTCCTGGAGGAGCTGCCGGAGGAGACGCAGGACGTGGACGCGGATGCGCAGGCCCCGAGCGAGCCCGGAGCGCCGGAGATGGAGGCCGCCCCCGCGCCCGTCGAGCCCGTGTCCAAGGAGACCAGCTCCGTGGACGGCGAGCGGGCCGACGAGCTGCCCTTCGACCTGACACAGGCCGTCTTCGACGAGCCCGAAGAGCGGACGCCCGTGTCCACGGAGGAGCGGGAGGACCTGCCGTTCGAGAACCTGGGACGCACGGGCACCTCTCTCGACGAGCACCTGAACGAGCAGCTGCGCTGGGCGTCCGACGATCAGCGGACCGTCGCCATCGGCGAGGCCATCATCGGCAACATCGACGACGACGGCTACCTCCGGGCGGGCGTGGACGAGATCGCCCTCGGCATGGGCGCCTCCATCGAAGAGGTGGAGCAGGCCCTCCGGTTGGTGCAGGGGTTCGACCCGACGGGCGTGGGCGCCCGCAGCGTGCACGAGTGCCTGCTCCTCCAGCTGACGGCCGACTCCGAGCCCGACCCCGTGTCCGTCGAAATCGTCGAGAAGCACTTCGAGGACCTCGAGCGGCGCCGCTACACGGAGATCGCGCGAGCGCTCAAGCTGCCGCTCGACCGCGTCATGGAGTCGGTGGAGGAGATCCGGGCGCTCGAGCCCAAGCCCGGCCGCCGCTTCGCGGTCTCCGACCAGCGCTACATCGCCCCCGACGTCTCGATCCACAAGGTGGGCGAGGATTACGTCGTCGTGCTCAACGAGGAAGGCATCCCGCGCCTCCGGGTCAACGCGCTGTACCGCTCGCTTCTTCGCCGCTCCGATGGCGACGCCAAGCAATATGTGGAGCAAAAGATCCGGTCGGCCGTGTGGCTCATCAAGAGCGTCGAGCAGCGCCAGCGGACGCTTCGGAAGGTGACCCAGAGCCTCGTCAAGTTCCAGCGCGGCTTCCTCGACAGGGGCGTCGCCCACCTGCGGCCGCTCGCGCTGCGCGACGTGGGCGAGGACATCGGGATGCACGAGTCTACCATCAGCCGCGTCACCACGAACAAGTACGTCGAGACGCCGCAGGGGCTGTTCGAGCTGAAGTACTTCTTCCACAGCGGGATCGCCTCGGACAGCGGCGAGATGGTCTCCTCCGTCTCGATCAAGAAGAAGATCCGCGACATGGTCGCTGCGGAGGACTCGGGCAAGCCGCTCTCCGACCAGGAGGTCGCCCAGGTGCTCCGGGGGCAGGGCTTGAATATCGCCCGACGGACCGTCGCCAAGTACCGGGAGGAGCTGGGCATCATGCCCTCCCACCAGCGGCGGCTCGCGCCCAAGAAGCGGTGA
- a CDS encoding CTP synthase translates to MTPKFIFVTGGVVSSLGKGLAAASIGSLLEARGFRVTLLKMDPYINVDAGTMSPYQHGEVYVTDDGGETDLDLGHYERFTSAQTTRDNNITTGKVYGTVIEKERRGDYLGRTVQVIPHITDQIKASIRKVASGVDVLIVEIGGTVGDIEGLPFLEAVRQFKKDVGKDNVIYVHLTLVPFIQAAGELKTKATQHSVKELRAIGIQPDVLLCRTDKEHLLTPAIKSKIALFCDVEEEAVVAARDVDTIYEVPLAFHEQGLDESICRLLGLPQRPADLSRWEEIVRRVKAPRGRVRIGIVGKYIEVKDSYKSLYEALAHGGIAHEVAVDVAWVDAERLEREGLAGHVEGLDGILVPGGFGDRGIEGKIQAIRYARERKVPYFGICLGMQCAVIEYARHVCGLEGANSTEFDPKPAHNVIDLLPEQRNITDKGGTMRLGLYPVVLAEGTAASRAYGQGAIQERHRHRYEVNNDYLTTLEAGGLRISGIWAEKQLVEIVELPGHPWFVAGQFHPEFRSKPWAPHPLFAAFIRAAMDHQAAT, encoded by the coding sequence GTGACCCCGAAATTCATCTTCGTGACGGGTGGCGTCGTGTCGTCCCTGGGCAAAGGGCTGGCGGCCGCCTCCATCGGCTCGCTGCTCGAGGCCCGCGGCTTCCGCGTGACGCTGCTCAAGATGGACCCGTACATCAACGTGGACGCGGGCACCATGAGCCCCTACCAGCACGGCGAGGTCTACGTCACCGACGACGGCGGCGAGACCGACCTCGACCTCGGGCACTACGAGCGCTTCACCTCCGCCCAGACGACGCGCGACAACAACATCACCACGGGCAAGGTGTACGGCACGGTCATCGAGAAGGAGCGGCGCGGGGACTACCTGGGCCGCACCGTGCAGGTCATCCCGCACATCACCGACCAGATCAAGGCCTCGATACGCAAGGTCGCATCCGGCGTGGACGTGCTCATCGTGGAGATCGGCGGCACGGTGGGCGACATCGAGGGGCTGCCGTTCCTCGAAGCGGTCCGGCAGTTCAAGAAGGACGTTGGCAAGGACAACGTCATCTACGTTCACCTGACCCTCGTGCCCTTCATCCAGGCCGCGGGCGAGCTCAAGACCAAGGCGACGCAGCACTCGGTCAAGGAGCTGCGCGCGATCGGGATCCAGCCCGACGTGTTGCTGTGCCGGACCGACAAGGAGCACCTGCTCACGCCCGCCATCAAGTCGAAGATCGCGCTCTTCTGCGACGTGGAGGAGGAAGCCGTCGTCGCCGCGCGCGATGTGGACACGATCTACGAGGTGCCGCTGGCCTTTCACGAGCAGGGGCTCGACGAGAGCATCTGCAGGCTCCTCGGCCTCCCCCAGCGGCCCGCCGATCTCTCGCGCTGGGAGGAGATCGTCCGTCGCGTCAAGGCGCCCCGCGGCCGGGTGCGGATCGGGATCGTCGGCAAGTACATCGAGGTCAAGGATTCGTACAAGAGCCTGTACGAGGCGCTGGCGCACGGCGGGATCGCCCACGAGGTGGCGGTGGACGTGGCCTGGGTCGACGCCGAGCGCCTCGAGCGCGAAGGGCTGGCCGGCCACGTCGAGGGGCTCGACGGCATCCTGGTGCCGGGCGGCTTCGGCGACCGCGGCATCGAGGGGAAGATTCAGGCGATCCGTTACGCGCGGGAGCGCAAGGTGCCGTACTTCGGGATTTGCCTCGGCATGCAGTGCGCCGTGATCGAATACGCGCGGCACGTGTGCGGCCTCGAGGGCGCCAACTCGACCGAGTTCGACCCCAAGCCCGCGCACAACGTCATCGACCTCCTGCCCGAGCAGCGCAATATCACGGACAAGGGTGGCACGATGCGTCTCGGCCTCTACCCGGTGGTCCTGGCAGAAGGCACGGCGGCCTCGCGGGCCTACGGGCAGGGGGCGATCCAGGAGCGCCACCGCCACCGCTACGAGGTCAACAACGACTACCTGACGACACTCGAGGCGGGCGGGCTCCGCATCTCCGGGATCTGGGCCGAGAAGCAGCTGGTTGAGATCGTCGAGCTGCCCGGCCATCCGTGGTTCGTCGCGGGGCAGTTCCACCCGGAGTTCCGCTCCAAGCCGTGGGCGCCGCACCCGCTCTTCGCGGCGTTCATCCGCGCCGCCATGGACCACCAGGCCGCGACATGA
- the murJ gene encoding murein biosynthesis integral membrane protein MurJ translates to MSATVKGNVAVSEAQRAVQHRVVRAVGVIGAATLGSRVLGFVRDMVMARAFGAGPVTDAFFVAFRIPNLLRRLLAEGALSTAIIPVFTEYLERAGRAEFGRMVRAVTGVAMVVLCVVSGLGMLLAPWIVRVMTPGWADDPELIGLAGRLTSLMFPYLLLVGLAALAMGALNAQHRFFTAAFGPAVLNVAMILSVLVLAGRMSPPVFALAVGVLVGGAGQLLVQLPELARLGVPLRPSVEWSHPAVRLIAGRLWPAVFALAAVQVTVLVNTLLASLLPEGTVSYLYYADRVMEFPLGVFGVALATAALPSMSGQATRGEHRALTDMLGFSLRLSVFVALPAAVGLIALGHPIVRLLFERGEFTPSDAVATTQALAGYAVGLPAFSATRIAAQTFYALGDTRTPVWAGLASVAANVVLALVLMWPLQHAGLALATSLSAYVNLLLLCWLLRRRLGPIGGRQMAGSLLRTGGASAALLLWCVWAGARLGAGWAGAAWTAGALAAGMLVYLLAAAALRAPELGVLYGMLRRRGQTLPGAGSG, encoded by the coding sequence ATGTCCGCGACTGTCAAGGGCAATGTCGCCGTGAGCGAAGCCCAGCGGGCGGTGCAGCACAGGGTTGTGCGGGCCGTGGGCGTCATCGGGGCCGCCACCCTCGGAAGCCGCGTGCTCGGCTTCGTGCGCGACATGGTCATGGCGCGGGCCTTCGGCGCGGGGCCGGTGACCGACGCCTTCTTCGTGGCCTTCCGCATCCCCAACCTGCTCCGCCGGCTTCTGGCCGAGGGGGCGCTGTCCACCGCCATCATCCCCGTCTTCACGGAATACCTGGAACGGGCCGGCCGAGCAGAGTTCGGCCGCATGGTCCGAGCGGTCACGGGTGTCGCCATGGTAGTCCTGTGCGTTGTCTCGGGCCTCGGCATGCTGCTCGCGCCGTGGATCGTACGGGTGATGACGCCGGGCTGGGCCGACGATCCCGAGCTGATCGGGCTGGCCGGGAGGCTGACGAGCCTGATGTTCCCGTACCTCCTGCTCGTGGGGCTTGCCGCACTGGCGATGGGAGCGCTCAATGCTCAGCACCGCTTCTTCACCGCGGCCTTCGGCCCGGCGGTGCTCAACGTCGCGATGATCCTCTCGGTGCTCGTCCTGGCGGGCAGGATGTCGCCGCCGGTCTTCGCCCTGGCAGTGGGTGTCCTCGTCGGCGGCGCTGGCCAGCTGCTCGTCCAGCTGCCTGAGCTGGCGCGGCTGGGAGTCCCGCTCCGTCCCTCGGTCGAGTGGTCGCATCCCGCCGTCAGGTTGATTGCCGGCAGGCTCTGGCCCGCGGTCTTCGCGCTGGCTGCGGTCCAGGTGACGGTGCTCGTGAACACGCTCCTGGCCTCGTTGCTGCCCGAGGGCACCGTGTCCTATCTCTATTACGCCGACCGCGTGATGGAATTCCCCCTCGGAGTATTCGGCGTCGCCCTTGCGACGGCGGCCCTGCCCAGCATGTCGGGCCAGGCCACGCGGGGAGAGCATCGCGCGCTGACCGACATGCTCGGCTTCTCGCTCCGGCTTTCGGTATTCGTCGCGCTGCCCGCGGCTGTCGGCCTGATCGCGCTCGGCCATCCGATCGTCAGGCTGCTCTTCGAGCGCGGTGAGTTCACGCCTTCTGACGCGGTCGCGACGACCCAGGCCCTGGCTGGCTACGCGGTCGGCCTGCCCGCGTTCTCCGCCACGCGGATCGCTGCGCAGACCTTTTATGCGCTGGGCGACACGCGGACGCCCGTCTGGGCCGGGCTCGCATCCGTCGCCGCCAACGTCGTCCTTGCGCTCGTCCTCATGTGGCCGCTCCAGCACGCGGGGCTCGCGCTGGCTACCTCGCTGTCGGCCTACGTCAACCTGCTGCTGCTCTGCTGGCTCCTGCGCCGGCGGCTCGGGCCGATCGGGGGCCGGCAGATGGCGGGTTCGCTGCTGCGCACGGGCGGCGCGTCGGCCGCGCTCCTCCTCTGGTGCGTCTGGGCCGGCGCGCGGCTGGGCGCGGGGTGGGCCGGCGCCGCGTGGACGGCGGGCGCGCTTGCCGCGGGTATGCTCGTCTACCTGCTTGCGGCCGCGGCGCTCCGGGCGCCTGAGCTCGGCGTTCTCTACGGCATGCTGCGGCGGCGCGGGCAAACCTTGCCGGGGGCGGGGAGCGGGTGA
- the kdsA gene encoding 3-deoxy-8-phosphooctulonate synthase — MTAEPRTRPVRVAGGVVIGGGAPLALIGGPCAIEDERHALMMAERLRRITDDAKVPFIYKSSYDKANRSSVHSYRGPGLKEGLRILGRVKEAIGLPVLSDVHDVSEVGPAAEVLDVLQVPAFLCRQTDLLLACGGTRKPVNVKKGQFLAPRDMGNVVEKIRSTGNEAVLLTERGASFGYNNLVVDFRGLPIMRGFGCPVIFDATHSVQLPGGAGDRSGGERQYVQALARAAVAVGVDALFMEIHEDPDRTMPDGRLLSDGPNMLRLDDLPRLLEEIGAIVSGLTTVSRLRGPAR; from the coding sequence ATGACGGCGGAGCCGCGCACGCGGCCGGTGCGGGTGGCTGGCGGCGTCGTCATCGGCGGCGGCGCCCCGCTGGCGCTCATCGGCGGCCCGTGCGCCATCGAGGACGAGCGCCACGCCCTGATGATGGCCGAGCGCCTCCGGCGCATCACGGACGACGCCAAGGTGCCCTTCATCTACAAGTCCTCTTACGACAAGGCCAACCGCTCGTCGGTCCACTCCTATCGGGGGCCGGGGCTGAAGGAGGGCCTGCGGATACTCGGGCGCGTCAAAGAGGCGATCGGGCTGCCCGTGCTCTCGGACGTCCACGACGTCTCGGAAGTCGGTCCGGCCGCCGAGGTGCTCGACGTGCTCCAGGTGCCGGCCTTCCTCTGCCGCCAGACGGACCTGCTCCTCGCCTGCGGCGGCACGCGCAAGCCGGTGAACGTGAAGAAGGGACAGTTCCTGGCGCCGCGGGACATGGGCAATGTCGTGGAGAAGATCCGATCGACGGGCAACGAGGCCGTCCTGCTCACGGAGCGGGGCGCCTCCTTCGGCTACAACAACCTCGTGGTCGACTTCCGCGGGCTTCCGATCATGCGCGGCTTCGGCTGCCCCGTGATCTTCGATGCGACGCACTCGGTTCAGCTCCCCGGCGGAGCGGGAGATCGCTCCGGCGGCGAGCGGCAATACGTTCAGGCGCTGGCGCGGGCTGCCGTAGCCGTCGGGGTGGATGCCCTCTTCATGGAGATCCACGAGGACCCTGACCGGACGATGCCCGACGGCCGCCTGCTCTCCGACGGGCCGAACATGCTGCGGCTCGACGACCTGCCGCGGCTGCTCGAGGAAATCGGAGCCATCGTATCCGGCCTCACCACCGTATCCAGGCTAAGAGGTCCGGCGCGGTGA
- the lptA gene encoding lipopolysaccharide transport periplasmic protein LptA: protein MKLTIAAPALGVALLPAVGVALLPAVGVALMIVFVFTGIAAAQQQGAVKPRPAASGPTLTPPAAPAAEGKNGPVIVDSDSLESMQKEGLSVFKGNVVAKQNNSVQYADRMEVYTDSQTDRIERVVSTGNVRIITRDCRMGTASRTEYYEAEQRVVLIGNARVWQGADIVTGERITLYLAEDRSLVEGGKQERVKAIFYQDRQKTEIKMGPNGPICP from the coding sequence GTGAAGTTGACCATTGCGGCGCCCGCGCTCGGCGTTGCTCTCCTGCCCGCGGTCGGCGTAGCCCTTCTGCCCGCGGTCGGCGTAGCCCTCATGATAGTCTTCGTGTTCACTGGAATAGCGGCGGCCCAGCAGCAGGGCGCTGTCAAGCCGCGCCCCGCGGCCTCGGGCCCGACGTTGACCCCGCCCGCGGCGCCGGCTGCCGAAGGCAAGAATGGGCCGGTGATCGTAGACTCCGACAGCCTCGAGAGCATGCAGAAGGAAGGGCTCTCCGTCTTCAAGGGCAACGTCGTGGCCAAGCAGAACAACTCGGTCCAGTACGCCGACCGGATGGAAGTGTACACGGACTCCCAGACGGACCGCATCGAGCGCGTGGTGTCTACCGGCAATGTGCGGATCATCACCCGCGACTGCCGCATGGGAACTGCCAGCCGCACCGAGTACTACGAGGCCGAGCAGCGTGTGGTCCTCATCGGCAACGCGCGGGTGTGGCAGGGGGCCGACATAGTTACGGGCGAGCGGATCACCCTCTACCTCGCCGAGGACCGGAGCCTGGTCGAGGGAGGGAAGCAGGAGCGCGTCAAGGCCATCTTCTACCAGGACCGCCAGAAAACCGAGATTAAGATGGGTCCGAATGGGCCCATATGTCCCTGA
- the xerD gene encoding site-specific tyrosine recombinase XerD — MDVVREFFAALQTERGASPHTLAAYRRDLAGFTAFLGRRRRSVATARVDDLSDYLEDLRRRGLGARTAARHLSAVRGFYRFLLASGEIRRDPTEHLESPRPPRRLPRTLSIEDAGALVESPDLSAPEGLRDRAMLELLYASGLRASECLTLRLEDWNVTAGYVTATGKGSRQRLVPVGAQALRWVERYVSTSRPGIVRRSDPGTLFLNRYGHPLSRQSLWSVIKRAARRAGLRSAVSPHTLRHSFASHLLERGADLRSVQAMLGHADIATTQIYTHLPSSAVRAMYRKFHPRAISKAS, encoded by the coding sequence ATGGACGTGGTCCGCGAGTTTTTCGCCGCCCTGCAGACGGAGCGGGGCGCCTCACCCCACACGCTCGCCGCCTACCGCCGCGACCTCGCCGGGTTCACCGCGTTCCTCGGTCGGCGCCGGCGCTCAGTGGCGACGGCGCGCGTGGACGACCTCAGCGACTATCTCGAGGACTTGAGGCGCCGCGGGCTCGGGGCTCGGACCGCGGCGCGGCATCTCTCCGCCGTCCGCGGCTTCTATCGCTTTCTCCTGGCCTCGGGTGAGATCCGGCGGGACCCGACCGAGCACCTCGAATCGCCGCGCCCGCCGCGCAGGCTGCCGCGCACGCTCTCGATCGAAGACGCGGGGGCTCTCGTCGAGTCGCCGGATCTCTCTGCCCCGGAGGGCCTTCGGGACCGCGCCATGCTCGAGCTGCTCTACGCCTCAGGGCTGCGGGCCTCGGAGTGCCTGACGCTCAGGCTCGAGGACTGGAACGTCACGGCGGGGTACGTCACGGCCACCGGCAAGGGCAGCCGCCAGCGCCTCGTGCCGGTCGGCGCCCAGGCGCTCCGGTGGGTGGAGCGCTACGTGTCCACGTCCCGCCCAGGCATCGTCAGGCGGAGCGACCCAGGGACCCTCTTTCTCAACCGCTACGGCCATCCGCTGTCGCGGCAGTCCCTCTGGTCCGTCATCAAGCGCGCGGCGAGGCGGGCGGGGCTGCGGAGCGCGGTTTCCCCGCACACCCTGCGCCATTCCTTCGCGAGCCATCTGCTGGAGCGCGGCGCCGACCTGCGCTCGGTCCAGGCGATGCTCGGTCACGCCGACATCGCGACGACGCAGATCTACACCCACCTGCCATCCTCCGCCGTCCGGGCGATGTACCGGAAGTTCCACCCCCGCGCGATCAGCAAGGCGAGCTAG
- the lptB gene encoding LPS export ABC transporter ATP-binding protein, whose translation MEGLIAQGLRKRFRNRLVVDRVSLDIQRGEVVGLLGPNGAGKTTSFYMIVGLLRADGGRIYLEGREVTDLPMYKRCRLGMGYLPQESSVFRKLTVEENLLAILETLDLSHDERQARLQVLLAELDLTHLARHKAYTLSGGERRRLEITRALVTNPRYLLLDEPFTGVDPIAIGDIQEIVGRLKDRGIGVLITDHNVRETLAITDRAYILHDGKILASGTASELANNPKAREIYLGENFSL comes from the coding sequence ATGGAAGGCCTGATAGCCCAGGGCTTGAGAAAGAGGTTTAGGAACCGGCTCGTCGTGGACCGGGTCAGCCTCGACATCCAACGGGGCGAAGTCGTGGGGCTCCTCGGGCCCAACGGCGCCGGCAAGACGACGTCCTTCTACATGATCGTCGGGCTGCTCCGGGCCGACGGCGGCCGGATCTATCTCGAAGGGCGCGAAGTGACGGACCTGCCGATGTACAAGCGCTGCCGGCTGGGCATGGGCTACCTGCCTCAGGAATCGTCCGTGTTCCGCAAGCTGACCGTCGAAGAGAACCTGCTGGCCATTCTCGAGACCCTCGACCTCTCCCACGACGAGCGCCAGGCCAGGCTCCAGGTTCTCTTGGCCGAGCTGGATCTGACCCACCTCGCGCGGCACAAGGCCTACACGCTCTCGGGCGGCGAGCGGCGGCGCCTCGAGATCACGCGCGCGCTCGTCACGAACCCGCGGTACCTGCTCCTCGACGAGCCGTTCACCGGCGTCGACCCGATCGCCATCGGCGACATCCAGGAGATAGTCGGCCGGCTCAAGGACCGCGGCATCGGGGTCCTGATCACCGACCACAATGTCCGGGAGACGCTCGCGATCACCGACCGCGCGTACATCCTGCACGACGGCAAGATCCTGGCCTCCGGCACGGCCAGCGAGCTGGCGAACAACCCCAAGGCACGCGAGATCTACCTCGGCGAGAATTTCTCGCTCTGA
- the lptC gene encoding LPS export ABC transporter periplasmic protein LptC — protein MTVVIGVLIVKGHRASAPRQEAVSSQADQEIKEIHIQEDAKGGSYRWSLDAEQAESYPGTGKTVLRKVTIGVDEPGRRWKVTSDEGDLLQDTRDVELRGKVVLVSSEGLRVETTVLRWNNAEGRAWTDQPVTIYKGGGVVKGTGLEVRPSEEITLVHGRVTATFGGTKATAAPAPVRKGKS, from the coding sequence GTGACGGTCGTGATCGGTGTCCTGATCGTCAAGGGACATCGCGCCTCGGCCCCCCGGCAAGAAGCCGTGTCCTCGCAAGCCGACCAGGAGATCAAGGAGATCCACATCCAGGAGGACGCCAAGGGCGGGAGCTATCGCTGGAGCCTCGACGCTGAGCAGGCGGAGTCCTATCCGGGGACCGGTAAGACCGTTCTCCGAAAGGTGACGATCGGGGTTGACGAGCCCGGCAGGCGCTGGAAGGTGACGAGCGACGAGGGCGACCTCCTCCAGGACACCCGGGACGTCGAGCTGCGCGGCAAAGTCGTGCTGGTGTCCAGCGAGGGGCTGCGCGTGGAGACGACGGTGCTGCGTTGGAACAACGCCGAGGGAAGGGCGTGGACGGACCAGCCGGTGACCATCTATAAGGGCGGAGGCGTGGTCAAGGGCACCGGACTCGAAGTCCGGCCCTCCGAAGAGATCACGCTCGTCCACGGGCGTGTCACGGCGACCTTCGGCGGGACCAAGGCGACAGCGGCTCCGGCTCCCGTCAGGAAGGGCAAATCGTGA
- a CDS encoding KpsF/GutQ family sugar-phosphate isomerase — MADRVLRLEAESIGGLRSRLDDRFVRAVELMHGCRGRVIVTGMGKSGLIGRKIASTLASTGTPAYFLHPAEGVHGDIGMVARDDLILALSNSGETDEVLAVLPAIKRLGVPLILLTGSPASTLARQADVILDVGVAEEACPMNLAPTSSTTAALAMGDALAMALLDLKGLGPEDYAALHPRGALGWQSLFRVRDLMHTGDALPVVSETATMKEAIEEMGAKRLGMTTVVDGAGRLAGIITDGDLRRQQLAHGALLDRRAGDCMTANPKRIGADELAARALALMEGVITSLVITDESGRPAGVIHIHDILRAKIV, encoded by the coding sequence ATGGCCGATCGGGTGCTGCGCCTCGAAGCCGAGAGCATCGGAGGGCTCCGGAGCCGTCTCGATGATCGTTTCGTGCGGGCGGTCGAGCTGATGCACGGCTGCCGCGGCCGGGTGATCGTGACGGGGATGGGCAAGTCGGGGCTGATCGGAAGGAAGATCGCTTCCACGCTTGCCAGCACGGGGACACCCGCGTATTTCCTCCATCCGGCCGAGGGCGTCCACGGCGACATCGGCATGGTGGCAAGAGACGACCTGATCCTGGCCCTGTCCAACTCCGGTGAGACCGACGAGGTCCTGGCCGTGCTGCCCGCCATCAAGCGGCTCGGCGTGCCGCTCATCCTCCTCACGGGAAGCCCCGCTTCGACGCTGGCGCGGCAGGCGGACGTGATCCTGGACGTGGGCGTCGCCGAGGAAGCCTGCCCGATGAATCTCGCGCCCACGTCGAGTACGACGGCGGCGCTCGCCATGGGCGATGCTCTCGCCATGGCGCTCCTAGACTTAAAAGGGCTGGGCCCGGAGGACTACGCCGCGCTTCACCCGCGAGGGGCGCTCGGCTGGCAGTCGCTCTTCCGGGTGCGGGATCTTATGCACACGGGCGATGCCCTGCCGGTGGTCAGCGAGACGGCGACGATGAAGGAAGCGATCGAGGAGATGGGCGCCAAGCGGCTCGGCATGACGACCGTGGTGGACGGGGCCGGGCGCCTGGCGGGGATCATCACCGACGGCGACTTGAGACGCCAGCAACTGGCGCATGGGGCGCTTCTCGACCGGCGGGCGGGGGATTGCATGACCGCCAACCCGAAGCGGATAGGCGCCGACGAGCTCGCCGCCCGGGCGCTGGCGCTCATGGAGGGCGTGATCACGAGCCTTGTCATCACGGACGAAAGCGGCCGCCCCGCCGGCGTCATCCACATCCACGATATCCTCCGCGCCAAGATCGTGTGA